The Theropithecus gelada isolate Dixy chromosome X, Tgel_1.0, whole genome shotgun sequence genome includes a window with the following:
- the HSD17B10 gene encoding 3-hydroxyacyl-CoA dehydrogenase type-2 isoform X1: MAAACRSVKGLVAVITGGASGLGLVTAERLVGQGASAVLLDLPNSGGEAQAKKLGNNCVFAPADVTSEKDVQTALALAKEKFGRVDVAVNCAGIAVAIKTYNLKKNQAHTLEDFQRVLNVNLMGTFNVIRLVAGEMGQNEPDQGGQRGVIINTASVAAFEGQVGQAAYSASKGGIVGMTLPIARDLAPIGIRVMTIAPGLFGTPLLTSLPEKVRNFLASQVPFPSRLGDPAEYAHLVQAIIENPFLNGEVIRLDGAIRMQP, translated from the exons ATGGCAGCAGCGTGTCGGAGCGTGAAG GGCCTGGTGGCGGTAATAACCGGAGGAGCCTCGGGCCTGGGCCTGGTCACGGCGGAGCGACTGGTGGGGCAGGGAGCCTCCGCTGTGCTTCTGGACCTGCCCAACTCGGGTGGGGAGGCCCAGGCCAAGAAGTTAGGAAACAACTGCGTTTTCGCCCCAGCCGAC GTGACCTCTGAGAAGGATGTGCAAACAGCTCTGGCTCTAGCAAAAGAAAAGTTTGGCCGTGTGGATGTAGCTGTCAACTGTGCAGGCATCGCGGTGGCTATCAAGACATACAACTTAAAGAAGAACCAGGCCCATACCTTGGAAGACTTCCAGCGAGTTCTTAAT GTGAATCTCATGGGCACCTTCAATGTGATCCGCCTGGTGGCTGGTGAGATGGGCCAGAATGAACCAGACCAGGGAGGCCAACGTGGGGTCATCATCAACACCGCCAGTGTGGCTGCCTTCGAGGGTCAG GTTGGACAAGCTGCGTACTCTGCTTCCAAGGGGGGAATAGTGGGCATGACACTGCCCATTGCTCGGGATCTGGCTCCCATAGGCATCCGGGTGATGACCATTGCTCCAG GTCTGTTTGGGACCCCACTGCTGACCAGCCTCCCAGAGAAAGTGCGCAACTTCTTGGCCAGCCAAGTGCCCTTCCCTAGCCGACTGGGTGACCCTGCTGAGTATGCTCACCTGGTACAGGCCATCATCGAGAACCCATTCCTCAATGGAGAGGTCATCCGGCTGGATGGGGCCATTCGTATGCAGCCTTga
- the RIBC1 gene encoding RIB43A-like with coiled-coils protein 1 isoform X1 encodes MYNINQSTDTKEAAAIEARRNREKERQNRFFNVRNRVIGVDVQALNNQVGDRKRREAAERSKEAAYGTSQVQYDVVVQMLEKEEADRTRRLAKKVQEFREQKQQLKNGREFSLWDPDQVWKGLPTYLSYSNTYPGPASLQYFSGEDLDRATRLRMQQGQFRYNLERQQQEQQQAKVDENCADALSNQLRLAMDAQATHLARLEESCRAAMMCAMANANKAQAAVQAGRQRCERQREQKANLAEIRHQSTSDLLTENPQVAQHRTAPHRVLPYCWKGMTPEQRAAIRKEQEVQRSKKEAHRQAEKTLDTEWKRQTMSSAQALLELEEQERELCAVFQRGLGSFNQQLANEQKAQQDYLNSVIYTNQPTAQYHRQFNTSSR; translated from the exons ATGTATAACATAAACCAGTCAACAGATACCAAGGAAGCAGCAGCCATCGAGGCCAGAAGAAATCGAGAAAAAGAGCGACAAAACCGATTCTTCAATGTGCGGAACCGAGTCATAGGG GTGGATGTCCAGGCCCTGAACAACCAGGTGGGAGACCGAAAGCGTCGGGAAGCAGCAGAAAGAAGCAAGGAGGCAGCTTATG GTACCAGCCAGGTGCAGTATGATGTGGTAGTCCAGATGTTAGAGAAGGAAGAGGCAGATCGAACACGTCGGCTGGCCAAGAAAGTCCAGGAGTTTCGGGAGCAGAAGCAGCAGCTCAAGAACGGGCGTGAATTTAGTCTTTGGGATCCAGACCAAGTCTGGAAGGGGCTTCCAACCTATCTTAGTTACAGTAATACCTATCCTGGTCCAGCCAGCCTGCAGTACTTCTCTGGGGAAGACCTAGACAGGGCCACACGGCTGAGAATGCAGCAGGGGCAGTTCAGGTACAACTTGGAAAGGCAGCAGCAGGAGCAACAGCAAGCCAAGGTTGATGAGAATTGTGCAG ATGCGCTCAGTAACCAGCTGCGCCTCGCCATGGACGCGCAGGCCACCCATctggccaggctggaggagtCCTGTCGTGCGGCCATGATGTGTGCCATGGCCAACGCCAACAAAGCGCAG GCAGCTGTGCAGGCTGGGCGTCAGCGCTGTGAGCGTCAGCGTGAACAGAAGGCCAACCTTGCGGAGATCCGGCACCAGAGCACAAGTGACCTACTGACTGAAAACCCCCAGGTCGCCCAACACCGTACGGCTCCCCACCGGGTCCTGCCCTATTGTTGGAAGGGCATGACTCCAGAGCAGCGAGCTGCCATCAGGAAAGAGCAGGAAGTACAACGCTCTAAGAAGGAAGCTCACCGTCAGGCTGAGAAAACACTGGATACTGAATGGAAACGCCAGACCATGAGTTCAGCCCAGGCATTGCTGGAGCTAGAAGAGCAGGAGAGGGAATTGTGTGCTGTATTTCAAAGGGGTCTAGGCTCCTTCAACCAGCAGCTGGCTAATGAGCAAAAAGCCCA GCAGGATTACCTGAATTCAGTAATCTATACCAATCAACCTACAGCCCAGTATCACCGGCAGTTTAACACCAGCAGCCGCTAA
- the RIBC1 gene encoding RIB43A-like with coiled-coils protein 1 isoform X3, with the protein MYNINQSTDTKEAAAIEARRNREKERQNRFFNVRNRVIGVDVQALNNQVGDRKRREAAERSKEAAYGTSQVQYDVVVQMLEKEEADRTRRLAKKVQEFREQKQQLKNGREFSLWDPDQVWKGLPTYLSYSNTYPGPASLQYFSGEDLDRATRLRMQQGQFRYNLERQQQEQQQAKVDENCAGKQPDPPDSET; encoded by the exons ATGTATAACATAAACCAGTCAACAGATACCAAGGAAGCAGCAGCCATCGAGGCCAGAAGAAATCGAGAAAAAGAGCGACAAAACCGATTCTTCAATGTGCGGAACCGAGTCATAGGG GTGGATGTCCAGGCCCTGAACAACCAGGTGGGAGACCGAAAGCGTCGGGAAGCAGCAGAAAGAAGCAAGGAGGCAGCTTATG GTACCAGCCAGGTGCAGTATGATGTGGTAGTCCAGATGTTAGAGAAGGAAGAGGCAGATCGAACACGTCGGCTGGCCAAGAAAGTCCAGGAGTTTCGGGAGCAGAAGCAGCAGCTCAAGAACGGGCGTGAATTTAGTCTTTGGGATCCAGACCAAGTCTGGAAGGGGCTTCCAACCTATCTTAGTTACAGTAATACCTATCCTGGTCCAGCCAGCCTGCAGTACTTCTCTGGGGAAGACCTAGACAGGGCCACACGGCTGAGAATGCAGCAGGGGCAGTTCAGGTACAACTTGGAAAGGCAGCAGCAGGAGCAACAGCAAGCCAAGGTTGATGAGAATTGTGCAGGTAAGCAGCCCGACCCTCCAGACTCCGAGACCTGA
- the RIBC1 gene encoding RIB43A-like with coiled-coils protein 1 isoform X2, whose translation MYNINQSTDTKEAAAIEARRNREKERQNRFFNVRNRVIGVDVQALNNQVGDRKRREAAERSKEAAYDALSNQLRLAMDAQATHLARLEESCRAAMMCAMANANKAQAAVQAGRQRCERQREQKANLAEIRHQSTSDLLTENPQVAQHRTAPHRVLPYCWKGMTPEQRAAIRKEQEVQRSKKEAHRQAEKTLDTEWKRQTMSSAQALLELEEQERELCAVFQRGLGSFNQQLANEQKAQ comes from the exons ATGTATAACATAAACCAGTCAACAGATACCAAGGAAGCAGCAGCCATCGAGGCCAGAAGAAATCGAGAAAAAGAGCGACAAAACCGATTCTTCAATGTGCGGAACCGAGTCATAGGG GTGGATGTCCAGGCCCTGAACAACCAGGTGGGAGACCGAAAGCGTCGGGAAGCAGCAGAAAGAAGCAAGGAGGCAGCTTATG ATGCGCTCAGTAACCAGCTGCGCCTCGCCATGGACGCGCAGGCCACCCATctggccaggctggaggagtCCTGTCGTGCGGCCATGATGTGTGCCATGGCCAACGCCAACAAAGCGCAG GCAGCTGTGCAGGCTGGGCGTCAGCGCTGTGAGCGTCAGCGTGAACAGAAGGCCAACCTTGCGGAGATCCGGCACCAGAGCACAAGTGACCTACTGACTGAAAACCCCCAGGTCGCCCAACACCGTACGGCTCCCCACCGGGTCCTGCCCTATTGTTGGAAGGGCATGACTCCAGAGCAGCGAGCTGCCATCAGGAAAGAGCAGGAAGTACAACGCTCTAAGAAGGAAGCTCACCGTCAGGCTGAGAAAACACTGGATACTGAATGGAAACGCCAGACCATGAGTTCAGCCCAGGCATTGCTGGAGCTAGAAGAGCAGGAGAGGGAATTGTGTGCTGTATTTCAAAGGGGTCTAGGCTCCTTCAACCAGCAGCTGGCTAATGAGCAAAAAGCCCAGTGA
- the HSD17B10 gene encoding 3-hydroxyacyl-CoA dehydrogenase type-2 isoform X2: MAAACRSVKGLVAVITGGASGLGLVTAERLVGQGASAVLLDLPNSGGEAQAKKLGNNCVFAPADVTSEKDVQTALALAKEKFGRVDVAVNCAGIAVAIKTYNLKKNQAHTLEDFQRVLNVNLMGTFNVIRLVAGEMGQNEPDQGGQRGVIINTASVAAFEGQVGQAAYSASKGGIVGMTLPIARDLAPIGLFGTPLLTSLPEKVRNFLASQVPFPSRLGDPAEYAHLVQAIIENPFLNGEVIRLDGAIRMQP; encoded by the exons ATGGCAGCAGCGTGTCGGAGCGTGAAG GGCCTGGTGGCGGTAATAACCGGAGGAGCCTCGGGCCTGGGCCTGGTCACGGCGGAGCGACTGGTGGGGCAGGGAGCCTCCGCTGTGCTTCTGGACCTGCCCAACTCGGGTGGGGAGGCCCAGGCCAAGAAGTTAGGAAACAACTGCGTTTTCGCCCCAGCCGAC GTGACCTCTGAGAAGGATGTGCAAACAGCTCTGGCTCTAGCAAAAGAAAAGTTTGGCCGTGTGGATGTAGCTGTCAACTGTGCAGGCATCGCGGTGGCTATCAAGACATACAACTTAAAGAAGAACCAGGCCCATACCTTGGAAGACTTCCAGCGAGTTCTTAAT GTGAATCTCATGGGCACCTTCAATGTGATCCGCCTGGTGGCTGGTGAGATGGGCCAGAATGAACCAGACCAGGGAGGCCAACGTGGGGTCATCATCAACACCGCCAGTGTGGCTGCCTTCGAGGGTCAG GTTGGACAAGCTGCGTACTCTGCTTCCAAGGGGGGAATAGTGGGCATGACACTGCCCATTGCTCGGGATCTGGCTCCCATAG GTCTGTTTGGGACCCCACTGCTGACCAGCCTCCCAGAGAAAGTGCGCAACTTCTTGGCCAGCCAAGTGCCCTTCCCTAGCCGACTGGGTGACCCTGCTGAGTATGCTCACCTGGTACAGGCCATCATCGAGAACCCATTCCTCAATGGAGAGGTCATCCGGCTGGATGGGGCCATTCGTATGCAGCCTTga